In Metarhizium brunneum chromosome 3, complete sequence, a genomic segment contains:
- the Cht gene encoding Cyanide hydratase, producing MVATIRQYKAACVQAEPGWLNLEKAVKKTVDLILEAGEKDCKLIAFPEVWIPGFPYWLWRVNYQDSLPLLKKFHQNSMRPDSDEMRRIREAAKAAKIYVSLGYSELDGHTMYMAQIIIDPTGTVINHRRKIKPTHVEKLVFGEGSGDSLHAVVETEIGNLGHLNCWENMNPFLKALNASKHEEIHVAAWPVYGPGSAIKYPDPYTNASEIQSDHVTPAYAYETGAWTLAPTQVVTREGARLGLPVRLQNDEAALDGEADIIGNGYSRVYRPDGFRAVDDPAKTFDGLVIVDIDLDENLLTKKIADFGGHYMRPDLIRLLVDETPKTNIVDANSTDPKTFPSTLERLGLAKPLPSAEN from the exons ATGGTTGCTACTATTCGTCAGTACAAGGCTGCTTGTGTGCAAGCTGAGCCTGGATGGCTCAACCTTGAGAAAGCAGTCAAGAAGACTGTTGACTTGATCCTCGAAGCTGGCGAGAAGGATTGCAAGCTTATTGCCTTTCCCGAAGTTT GGATTCCTGG ATTTCCCTATTGGCTGTGGCGTGTGAACTACCAAGATTCGCTGCCCCTCCTCAAGAAGTTTCACCAGAACAGCATGCGGCCCGACTCGGACGAAATGCGACGAATTcgcgaggctgccaaggccgcTAAGATCTACGTCTCGTTGGGTTATTCCGAGCTCGACGGCCATACCATGTACATGGCGCAGATCATCATTGATCCAACCGGAACCGTCATCAACCACCGTCGCAAGATCAAGCCCACCCATGTCGAGAAGCTTGTATTTGGCGAGGGAAGCGGTGACTCTCTTCACGCCGTAGTCGAGACTGAAATTGGCAATCTCGGCCACTTGAACTGCTGGGAAAAT ATGAACCCCTTCCTCAAGGCACTCAACGCCAGCAAACATGAGGAAATCCACGTAGCCGCATGGCCCGTGTACGGCCCCGGCTCGGCCATCAAGTACCCCGATCCATACACGAACGCGTCCGAAATCCAATCCGACCACGTTACACCCGCGTACGCATACGAGACTGGCGCCTGGACTCTAGCCCCAACCCAGGTTGTCACGCGCGAGGGAGCCCGTCTCGGACTTCCCGTTCGGCTGCAAAACGACGAGGCTGCCCTCGACGGGGAAGCTGATATTATTGGAAACGGCTACTCCAGAGTCTATCGTCCAGACGGATTCCGCGCCGTTGACGACCCGGCCAAGACCTTTGACGGActcgtcattgtcgacatTGACTTGGACGAGAATCTGCTGACCAAGAAGATTGCCGACTTT GGCGGGCACTATATGCGACCGGATCTGATTCGCCTCCTTGTTGACGAGACGCCCAAGACAAATATTGTGGATGCCAACTCTACTGACCCCAAGACGTTCCCTAGCACTTTAGAGCGACTTGGCTTGGCTAAGCCTCTTCCTTCTGCTGAAAACTAG